One Nocardia farcinica genomic region harbors:
- a CDS encoding diguanylate cyclase domain-containing protein, which produces MGEEQTNDAVDAEQLAQRYRALVEHTPDGICVHEHGVIVYVNHATARLLGARTADDLVGRPLTDFVHPESVPGMLERIGKLTTAGAASQPTEMELVRVDGGTVPVETVSVLTPWHDHYAYQVVIHDLTAQRAAEDAQRRAEQHFTAVVEQLEEGVVVIARGGVIESANPAALRIFGADERYGDLVGYSIDDLPLTLLDANGKPLPVTRHPMARTLATGEAFTGYVFGIDRRDGQRRWLSGSSRLLNPGDPYSPAVSSFSDITEFRASRRQLEYQATHDSLTGLANRSLILSQLAGALAASDDLPVATVLFIDLDGFKSINDTLGHAIGDTVLQIVAQRLQRALRSEDLVGRLGGDEFLVLLANGPGPLDLDALVARLRATMAEPIVARGHRIQVRASIGVTELEPGDNRTPEAVLHDADVAMYRAKPPGHRDSAVADSSHVS; this is translated from the coding sequence GTGGGTGAGGAGCAGACGAACGACGCGGTCGACGCCGAGCAGCTCGCCCAGCGCTACCGCGCGCTGGTGGAGCACACACCGGACGGGATCTGCGTGCACGAGCACGGGGTCATCGTCTACGTCAACCATGCCACCGCGCGGTTGCTCGGGGCCCGCACCGCCGACGATCTGGTCGGCCGTCCGCTGACCGACTTCGTCCACCCGGAATCCGTGCCGGGCATGCTCGAACGCATCGGCAAGCTCACCACCGCGGGCGCGGCCTCCCAGCCCACCGAGATGGAGCTGGTGCGAGTCGACGGCGGCACCGTCCCGGTCGAGACCGTCTCGGTGCTCACCCCCTGGCACGACCACTACGCCTACCAGGTGGTGATCCACGACCTCACCGCCCAGCGCGCCGCCGAGGACGCCCAGCGCCGCGCCGAACAGCATTTCACCGCGGTGGTCGAACAGCTGGAGGAAGGCGTGGTGGTGATCGCGCGCGGCGGGGTGATCGAGTCGGCCAATCCGGCGGCGCTGCGCATCTTCGGCGCCGACGAACGCTACGGCGACCTGGTCGGCTACTCGATCGACGACCTGCCGCTCACCCTGTTGGACGCCAACGGCAAACCGCTCCCGGTGACCAGGCATCCGATGGCACGCACGCTGGCGACCGGCGAGGCGTTCACCGGCTACGTCTTCGGGATCGACCGCCGCGACGGGCAGCGGCGCTGGCTCTCGGGCAGCAGCAGGTTGCTCAATCCGGGCGATCCGTACTCCCCTGCGGTGTCCTCGTTCTCCGACATCACCGAATTCCGCGCCAGCCGAAGGCAATTGGAGTACCAGGCCACGCACGACTCGCTGACCGGCCTGGCGAACCGCTCGCTGATCCTCTCCCAGCTGGCCGGCGCGCTGGCCGCCAGCGACGACCTGCCGGTCGCCACCGTGCTGTTCATCGACCTGGACGGCTTCAAATCGATCAACGACACGCTCGGCCACGCCATCGGCGACACGGTGTTGCAGATCGTGGCGCAGCGCCTGCAACGCGCGCTGCGCTCGGAGGACCTGGTGGGCAGGCTGGGCGGCGACGAATTCCTGGTGCTGCTGGCGAACGGGCCCGGCCCGCTCGACCTCGACGCCCTGGTGGCGCGGCTGCGCGCGACGATGGCCGAGCCGATCGTCGCGCGCGGGCACCGCATCCAGGTGCGCGCCTCGATCGGCGTCACCGAGCTCGAGCCCGGCGACAACCGCACCCCGGAAGCGGTGCTGCACGACGCCGACGTGGCGATGTACCGGGCCAAACCGCCCGGGCACCGCGACAGTGCCGTCGCCGACTCCTCGCACGTGTCCTGA
- a CDS encoding response regulator: protein MLSVFLVDDHEIVRRGLIDLLDSDPDLRVIGEAGDVANAMAGIRATRPDVAVLDVRLPDGNGIELCRDLLAELDGLHCLILTSYTDEHAMLDAILAGASGYVVKDIKGMELAEAIKAVGAGRSLLDNRAAETLEARLRGAEGPLADLTEQERKLLALLGEGLTNRQIAARMFLAEKTVKNYVSRLLAKLGMERRTQAAVLATRLRDR from the coding sequence GTGCTCTCGGTGTTTCTCGTCGACGACCACGAGATCGTCCGGCGCGGCTTGATCGACCTGCTCGACAGCGACCCCGACCTGCGGGTGATCGGCGAGGCGGGCGATGTGGCGAACGCCATGGCCGGGATCAGGGCCACCCGCCCGGACGTCGCGGTGCTCGACGTGCGGCTGCCCGACGGCAACGGCATCGAACTGTGCCGCGACCTGCTCGCCGAGCTGGACGGCCTGCACTGCCTGATCCTCACCTCCTACACCGACGAGCACGCCATGCTCGACGCCATCCTGGCCGGCGCGTCCGGCTACGTGGTCAAGGACATCAAGGGCATGGAGCTGGCGGAGGCGATCAAGGCCGTCGGCGCCGGGCGTTCGCTGCTGGACAACCGCGCCGCCGAGACGCTCGAGGCGCGGCTGCGCGGCGCCGAGGGACCGCTGGCCGATCTCACCGAGCAGGAACGCAAGCTGCTGGCGCTGCTCGGCGAGGGCCTGACGAACCGGCAGATCGCCGCGCGCATGTTCCTGGCCGAGAAGACGGTGAAGAACTACGTCTCGCGGCTGCTGGCCAAGCTCGGGATGGAACGGCGTACCCAGGCCGCGGTGCTCGCCACCCGGCTGCGGGACCGCTGA
- a CDS encoding HelD family protein, with the protein MPDRLTQDRDATDAAADRDREIDREQAYLSVLYERLDAMRAYAQNRLRTVLLENGGAPQARSERESFTQLYTEDLAKYDAAEHGLCFGRIDLAEEDEPRYIGRLGILDERDDYATLLLDWRAPLARPFYLATTAAPDGVTRRRHIRTRNRSVTAINDEYLDLDAAQRAGMVESDGGVGSESALLAALNAARTGHMTDIVETIQSEQDAIIRSEHKSVLVVQGGPGTGKTAVALHRAAYLLYNYRQQLAKSGVLIVGPNATFLDYIGQVLPSLGETGVLLSTIGDLYPGVKATRTDTLRAGEIKGSLRILEVLKQAVRDRQEVPAQPIELSFDGYPVRLDKKIATKARGRARSSRRPHNLARPIFANSVIDALTDQLAQTMGADLSGGPSLLSRADLAEIRDEMKSDPAVQAAIGRLWPLLTPQQVLADLLADPARLDRAGASLTPEERAELVRPDTGEFSAADAPLLDELAELLGVDDTEERERARRRWRAKLAEAQDALDILTGSAPQDLEDDLDPEILMAYDLIDASQLAERQDVRTRLTAAERAAGDRTWTYGHVIVDEAQELSEMAWRMVMRRIPNRWMTVVGDVAQTGDPAGAASWQQVLEPYVAQRWKLTELTVNYRTPAEIMTVAADVLAAIDPAATAPRSVRETGHRPRAERVTEAELPAAVARAVAEHHGPGTTAVIAPHELTDALAEVDGEAVRVLTVSEVKGLEFDTVLLVEPARIVEESPRGLNDLYVALTRATQRLHVLHTAELPEVLGALA; encoded by the coding sequence GTGCCCGACCGCCTCACCCAGGACCGCGACGCGACCGACGCCGCGGCCGACCGCGACCGTGAGATCGACCGCGAGCAGGCCTACCTGTCGGTGCTCTACGAACGGCTCGACGCGATGCGCGCCTACGCGCAGAACCGGCTGCGCACCGTGCTGCTGGAGAACGGCGGCGCCCCGCAGGCGCGCAGCGAACGCGAGTCGTTCACCCAGCTCTACACCGAGGACCTGGCCAAGTACGACGCGGCCGAGCACGGCCTGTGCTTCGGGCGCATCGACCTGGCCGAGGAGGACGAGCCCCGTTACATCGGCAGGCTCGGCATCCTCGACGAACGCGACGACTACGCCACCCTGCTGCTGGACTGGCGCGCGCCGCTGGCCCGCCCGTTCTACCTGGCCACCACCGCCGCGCCGGACGGGGTGACCCGGCGCAGGCACATCCGCACCCGCAACCGCTCGGTGACCGCGATCAACGACGAGTACCTCGATCTGGACGCGGCGCAGCGGGCCGGAATGGTGGAGTCCGACGGCGGCGTCGGCAGCGAGAGCGCGCTGCTGGCCGCGCTCAACGCCGCCCGCACCGGGCACATGACCGACATCGTCGAGACCATCCAGAGCGAGCAGGACGCGATCATCCGCTCCGAGCACAAGAGCGTGCTGGTGGTGCAGGGCGGGCCGGGCACCGGCAAGACCGCGGTGGCGCTGCACCGGGCCGCGTACCTGCTCTACAACTACCGTCAACAGCTGGCCAAGAGCGGTGTGCTGATCGTCGGGCCGAACGCCACCTTCCTCGACTACATCGGCCAGGTGCTGCCCTCGCTCGGCGAGACCGGCGTGCTGCTGTCCACCATCGGCGACCTGTATCCGGGGGTGAAGGCGACCAGGACCGACACCCTGCGCGCGGGCGAGATCAAGGGCTCGCTGCGGATCCTCGAGGTGCTCAAGCAGGCGGTGCGCGACCGGCAGGAGGTGCCCGCGCAGCCGATCGAGCTCAGCTTCGACGGCTATCCGGTGCGGCTGGACAAGAAGATCGCCACCAAGGCCCGCGGCCGGGCCAGGTCCTCGCGCCGCCCGCACAACCTGGCGCGCCCGATCTTCGCCAACTCGGTGATCGACGCGCTCACCGATCAGCTGGCCCAGACGATGGGCGCCGACCTGTCCGGCGGGCCGAGCCTGCTCAGTCGCGCCGATCTGGCCGAGATCCGGGACGAGATGAAATCCGATCCGGCCGTGCAGGCCGCGATCGGGCGGCTGTGGCCGCTGCTCACCCCGCAGCAGGTGCTGGCCGACCTGCTCGCCGATCCGGCGCGGCTGGACCGCGCGGGGGCCTCGCTCACGCCCGAGGAGCGCGCGGAACTGGTGCGGCCCGACACCGGCGAGTTCAGCGCCGCCGACGCCCCGCTGCTCGACGAGCTGGCCGAACTCCTCGGTGTCGACGACACCGAGGAGCGCGAGCGGGCCCGTCGGCGCTGGCGGGCCAAGCTCGCCGAGGCCCAGGACGCGCTGGACATCCTCACCGGTTCGGCGCCGCAGGACCTCGAGGACGATCTGGACCCGGAGATCCTGATGGCCTACGACCTGATCGACGCCTCCCAGCTGGCCGAGCGGCAGGACGTGCGGACCCGGCTGACCGCCGCCGAGCGGGCCGCGGGCGACCGCACCTGGACCTACGGCCACGTCATCGTCGACGAGGCGCAGGAACTGTCGGAGATGGCCTGGCGGATGGTGATGCGACGCATCCCGAACCGTTGGATGACGGTGGTCGGCGACGTCGCCCAGACCGGCGATCCGGCGGGGGCCGCGTCCTGGCAGCAGGTGCTGGAACCCTATGTGGCGCAACGCTGGAAGCTCACCGAGCTGACGGTGAACTACCGCACCCCGGCCGAGATCATGACGGTCGCCGCCGACGTCCTCGCCGCGATCGACCCGGCCGCCACCGCGCCGCGCTCGGTCCGCGAGACCGGGCATCGTCCGCGGGCCGAGCGCGTCACCGAGGCGGAACTGCCCGCCGCGGTCGCGCGGGCGGTGGCCGAGCACCACGGGCCCGGCACCACGGCGGTCATCGCACCGCACGAGCTCACCGACGCGCTGGCGGAGGTGGACGGCGAGGCGGTGCGGGTGCTGACCGTGTCGGAGGTGAAGGGGCTGGAGTTCGACACGGTGCTGCTGGTCGAACCCGCCCGGATCGTCGAGGAGTCACCGCGCGGGCTCAACGATCTCTACGTCGCGCTCACCCGCGCCACCCAGCGCCTGCACGTCCTGCACACCGCCGAGCTGCCGGAGGTACTCGGCGCCCTGGCGTGA
- the uvrA gene encoding excinuclease ABC subunit UvrA, protein MAERLTVRGAREHNLKGVDLDLPRDSMIVFTGLSGSGKSSLAFDTIFAEGQRRYVESLSAYARQFLGQMDKPDVDFIEGLSPAVSIDQKSTNRNPRSTVGTITEVYDYLRLLYARAGTPHCPVCGHLIAKQTPQQIVDQVLEMPEGTKFQVLAPVVRTRKGEFVDLFDQLNTQGYSRVRVDGVVYPLTDPPKLKKQEKHDVEVVVDRLTVKPSSKQRLTDSIETALRLADGIVVLDFVDRDENAHDRERRFSERLACPNGHPLDIEDLEPRSFSFNSPYGACPDCAGLGIRKEVDPDLVVPDPELSLAEGAIAPWSRGQTAEYFTRLLTGLAEAIGFSMDTPWKDLPAKARKAVLEGSSDQVHVSYTNRYGRKRSYYADFEGVMPFLHRRMDNTESEQMKEHYEGYMRDIPCPVCKGARLRPEILAVTLAAGSEKKSIAEVSDLSIGDCSAFLNGLTLGEREAAIAGQVLKEVQARLGFLLDVGLEYLTLSRAAATLSGGEAQRIRLATQIGSGLVGVLYVLDEPSIGLHQRDNRRLIETLTRLKNLGNTLIVVEHDEDTIRASDWVVDIGPLAGEHGGRVVHSGPYPDLLANTDSLTGAYLAGHKRIEVPMVRRPIDRKRKLTVVGATEHNLKGIDVSFPLGVLTSVTGVSGSGKSTLVNDILATVLANKLNGARQVPGRHTRVNGLDQLDKLVRVDQSPIGRTPRSNPATYTGVFDKIRTLFAATTEAKVRGYQPGRFSFNVKGGRCEACSGDGTLKIEMNFLPDVYVPCEVCHGARYNRETLEVHYKGKTIAEVLDMPIEEAAEFFEPVTSIHRYLKTLVDVGLGYVRLGQPAPTLSGGEAQRVKLAAELQKRSAGRTIYILDEPTTGLHFEDIRKLLAVINGLVDKGNTVIVIEHNLDVIKTSDWVIDMGPEGGSGGGTVVAEGTPEDVAAVPDSYTGQFLKEVLAQAETAPAPKSAAAKQAAAKKAAAKKAAGESGTVKKRTVPAPPETAAAKRLARKAAALR, encoded by the coding sequence GTGGCGGAACGCCTCACTGTGCGCGGAGCTCGGGAGCACAACCTGAAGGGGGTCGACCTCGATCTGCCCCGCGACAGCATGATCGTGTTCACCGGTCTGTCCGGATCGGGAAAATCGAGCCTCGCCTTCGACACCATCTTCGCCGAGGGGCAGCGCCGCTACGTGGAATCGCTGTCGGCCTACGCCCGGCAGTTCCTGGGCCAGATGGACAAGCCCGACGTCGACTTCATCGAGGGCCTCTCACCCGCGGTGTCGATCGACCAGAAGTCCACCAACCGCAACCCGCGCTCCACCGTCGGCACCATCACCGAGGTCTACGACTACCTGCGCCTGCTCTACGCCCGCGCGGGTACGCCGCACTGCCCGGTCTGCGGTCACCTCATCGCCAAGCAGACCCCGCAGCAGATCGTCGACCAGGTGCTGGAGATGCCCGAGGGCACCAAGTTCCAGGTGCTCGCGCCGGTGGTGCGCACCCGCAAGGGCGAGTTCGTCGACCTGTTCGACCAGCTCAACACCCAGGGCTATTCGCGGGTGCGGGTCGACGGCGTGGTGTATCCGCTCACCGATCCGCCCAAGCTGAAGAAGCAGGAGAAGCACGACGTCGAGGTGGTCGTCGACCGCCTCACCGTCAAGCCGAGCTCCAAGCAGCGCCTGACCGACTCCATCGAGACGGCGCTGCGGCTGGCCGACGGCATCGTGGTGCTCGACTTCGTCGACCGTGACGAGAACGCCCACGATCGCGAGCGCCGGTTCTCCGAGCGGCTGGCCTGTCCCAACGGGCACCCGCTCGACATCGAGGATCTCGAACCGCGCTCGTTCTCCTTCAACTCGCCGTACGGCGCCTGCCCGGACTGCGCGGGCCTGGGCATCCGCAAGGAGGTCGATCCCGACCTGGTGGTGCCCGATCCGGAGCTGAGCCTGGCCGAGGGTGCCATCGCGCCGTGGTCGCGCGGGCAGACCGCCGAGTACTTCACCCGGCTGCTCACCGGCCTGGCCGAGGCCATCGGGTTCTCGATGGACACCCCGTGGAAGGACCTGCCCGCCAAGGCGCGCAAGGCCGTGCTCGAGGGCAGCTCCGACCAGGTGCACGTCTCCTACACCAACCGGTACGGCCGCAAGCGCTCCTACTACGCCGACTTCGAGGGCGTGATGCCCTTCCTGCACCGGCGCATGGACAACACCGAGTCCGAGCAGATGAAGGAGCACTACGAGGGCTACATGCGCGACATCCCGTGCCCGGTGTGCAAGGGGGCGCGGCTGCGGCCGGAGATCCTGGCCGTCACCCTGGCCGCCGGGTCGGAGAAGAAGTCGATCGCCGAGGTCAGCGACCTGTCCATCGGTGACTGCTCGGCCTTCCTGAACGGGCTCACCCTGGGCGAGCGCGAGGCCGCGATCGCCGGGCAGGTGCTCAAGGAGGTGCAGGCACGGCTGGGCTTCCTGCTCGACGTCGGCCTGGAATACCTCACGCTCTCGCGGGCCGCGGCGACGCTGTCCGGCGGCGAGGCGCAGCGCATCCGGCTGGCCACCCAGATCGGTTCCGGCCTGGTCGGCGTGCTCTACGTGCTCGACGAGCCGTCCATCGGCCTGCACCAGCGCGACAACCGCCGCCTGATCGAGACGCTGACCCGGTTGAAGAACCTGGGCAACACCCTGATCGTGGTCGAGCACGACGAGGACACCATCCGCGCCTCGGACTGGGTGGTCGACATCGGCCCGCTCGCCGGTGAGCACGGCGGCCGCGTGGTGCACAGCGGCCCGTACCCGGACCTGCTCGCCAACACCGATTCGCTGACCGGCGCGTACCTGGCCGGGCACAAGCGGATCGAGGTGCCGATGGTGCGCCGCCCGATCGACCGCAAGCGCAAGCTCACCGTCGTGGGTGCGACCGAGCACAACCTCAAGGGTATCGACGTCTCGTTCCCGCTCGGCGTGCTCACCTCGGTGACCGGCGTGTCCGGCTCGGGTAAGTCGACGCTGGTCAACGACATCCTGGCCACCGTGCTGGCGAACAAACTCAACGGCGCCCGCCAGGTGCCCGGCAGGCACACCCGGGTCAACGGGCTGGACCAGCTCGACAAGCTGGTGCGGGTCGACCAGTCGCCGATCGGGCGGACCCCGCGCTCCAACCCGGCCACCTACACCGGCGTCTTCGACAAGATCCGCACGCTGTTCGCGGCCACCACCGAGGCGAAGGTGCGCGGCTACCAGCCGGGCCGGTTCTCGTTCAACGTCAAGGGCGGCCGGTGCGAGGCCTGCTCGGGCGACGGCACGCTGAAGATCGAGATGAACTTCCTGCCCGACGTCTACGTCCCGTGCGAGGTGTGCCACGGCGCGCGCTACAACCGGGAAACCCTGGAGGTGCACTACAAGGGCAAGACCATCGCCGAGGTGTTGGACATGCCCATCGAGGAGGCGGCCGAGTTCTTCGAGCCGGTCACCTCGATCCACCGCTACCTCAAGACCCTCGTCGACGTCGGGCTCGGCTACGTGCGGCTCGGCCAGCCCGCCCCGACCCTGTCCGGCGGCGAGGCCCAGCGCGTGAAGCTGGCCGCCGAACTGCAGAAGCGGTCGGCCGGGCGCACCATCTACATCCTCGACGAGCCGACCACCGGCCTGCACTTCGAGGACATCCGCAAGCTGCTCGCGGTGATCAACGGGCTGGTGGACAAGGGCAACACCGTCATCGTCATCGAGCACAACCTGGACGTCATCAAGACCTCCGACTGGGTGATCGACATGGGCCCGGAGGGCGGTTCCGGCGGCGGCACGGTGGTTGCCGAGGGCACGCCAGAGGATGTCGCGGCGGTGCCGGACAGCTACACCGGCCAGTTCCTCAAAGAGGTGCTGGCACAGGCGGAAACCGCACCGGCGCCCAAGAGTGCGGCCGCGAAGCAGGCAGCCGCGAAGAAGGCGGCGGCGAAGAAGGCGGCCGGGGAGTCGGGCACGGTGAAGAAGCGGACCGTGCCTGCTCCGCCGGAGACGGCGGCGGCCAAGCGGCTGGCCAGGAAGGCGGCGGCGTTGCGCTGA
- a CDS encoding helix-turn-helix domain-containing protein, whose amino-acid sequence MSGPVDPGEKGILHPREQSRHRTLERRPPGPAVGRFVDWYWIVHWDLRGRPAYRAEVLSFPCVNLTFERSATRTGAFVTGVTTTKYVRELTGVGSTFGVRFRAGGFGACTGIEVGALRDRSVPIREVFPDAGDLPEAVLTADSDEERQAMVEDWLARRAGTDDPVYRLVLRIVDAMEHDRTLTRVDQVTDRFGVPVRTLQRMFRRYVGAGPKWVLRRYRLQDGADLLAQGRAADLATLAVELGYFDQAHFSREFTAEIGMTPSEYARHSAALAGDSVGAPGR is encoded by the coding sequence GTGAGCGGGCCCGTCGACCCGGGGGAGAAGGGGATCCTGCACCCGCGTGAGCAGTCCCGGCACCGCACCCTGGAGCGGCGCCCGCCCGGGCCCGCGGTCGGCCGGTTCGTCGACTGGTACTGGATCGTGCACTGGGATCTGCGCGGCCGTCCCGCCTACCGCGCCGAGGTGTTGTCGTTCCCCTGCGTGAACCTGACGTTCGAACGCAGCGCGACCCGCACGGGCGCGTTCGTCACCGGTGTCACCACCACCAAGTACGTGCGCGAATTGACCGGTGTCGGTTCGACTTTCGGGGTTCGCTTCCGTGCGGGCGGGTTCGGCGCCTGCACCGGGATCGAGGTGGGGGCACTGCGCGACCGCAGTGTGCCGATACGGGAGGTGTTCCCGGACGCAGGCGACCTGCCCGAGGCGGTGCTGACGGCGGACTCGGACGAGGAACGCCAGGCGATGGTCGAGGACTGGCTGGCCCGGCGGGCGGGCACGGACGACCCGGTGTACCGGCTGGTGCTGCGGATCGTGGACGCGATGGAGCACGATCGCACGCTCACCCGCGTCGACCAGGTCACCGACCGCTTCGGGGTACCGGTGCGGACGTTGCAGCGCATGTTCCGCCGTTACGTCGGCGCGGGCCCGAAGTGGGTGCTGCGCCGGTACCGGCTGCAGGACGGCGCGGATCTGCTCGCGCAGGGCCGGGCGGCCGATTTGGCGACCCTGGCGGTGGAACTGGGCTATTTCGATCAGGCGCATTTCTCCCGCGAGTTCACCGCCGAGATCGGAATGACGCCCTCGGAGTACGCGCGGCATTCCGCGGCGCTCGCCGGAGATTCCGTGGGCGCGCCCGGCCGGTGA
- a CDS encoding sigma 54 modulation/S30EA ribosomal C-terminal domain-containing protein: protein MSTTRAVSFSEHWSSAADPDLAVTTRGDVAPADVTRAVRAIGRVLRRHHLDLPARVRITAPADRDRPNVVQANVRLPHTQARVQVTGPRGFAVTFAVERLDRQLTRLAARRGREWPDPARPPLAEAGPARPIVRRKRCALLIGTPAEAVEMMDAMDYDAHLFTDSDTGEDALVSWAEPHAVRLTRQCATTVPARTPRAGEALAVHVRPEPAPVLTESEAAAHLCRHGLPHLFFTDVRTHRGRLLYRRYDGDLTIVVPA from the coding sequence ATGAGCACGACGCGAGCGGTGTCCTTCTCCGAGCACTGGTCCAGCGCCGCCGACCCCGATCTGGCGGTGACCACCCGCGGCGACGTCGCCCCGGCCGACGTGACCCGCGCGGTCCGCGCGATCGGCCGGGTGCTGCGCCGCCACCACCTCGATCTGCCTGCCCGGGTCCGGATCACCGCGCCCGCCGATCGCGACCGGCCCAACGTCGTGCAGGCCAATGTGCGGCTCCCGCACACACAGGCCCGCGTGCAGGTCACCGGTCCGCGCGGGTTCGCGGTGACCTTCGCGGTGGAGCGGCTGGACCGGCAGTTGACCCGGCTGGCCGCCCGGCGCGGCCGCGAATGGCCCGATCCGGCCCGACCGCCGCTGGCCGAGGCCGGTCCGGCCCGGCCGATCGTGCGGCGCAAGCGGTGCGCCCTGCTGATCGGCACGCCCGCCGAGGCCGTCGAGATGATGGACGCGATGGACTACGACGCGCATCTGTTCACCGATTCCGACACCGGCGAGGACGCGCTGGTCTCCTGGGCCGAACCGCATGCGGTGCGCCTGACCCGGCAGTGCGCCACCACCGTGCCCGCCCGCACCCCGCGGGCCGGCGAGGCCCTCGCGGTGCACGTGCGCCCGGAACCGGCCCCGGTGCTCACCGAATCCGAGGCGGCCGCCCACCTGTGCCGGCACGGCCTGCCGCACCTGTTCTTCACCGACGTGCGCACCCACCGCGGACGGCTGCTCTACCGCCGCTACGACGGCGACCTGACCATCGTGGTACCCGCCTGA
- a CDS encoding beta-ketoacyl synthase N-terminal-like domain-containing protein codes for MRADRSRGLSIVGMGAVTPYGWGTEALWRGLLTGQPAAAPHPGYGPGRDEQAWVALVPEGGDPGTGDDRYARAVLAAVREAVADARARDWRPGRTVGLIHAIVLGDVRGWRDFHTLDEADRTSRGYLGLLPSTPIALAMREFGFHGPTMNVSAACSSANAAVLTARLWLDAGLADDVVVVTSDLSGTPDMVERFVRLGAAVTDADPLTACRPFQEGSRGFVFGEASVAFVIGRDNGRPYARVLGAAMTNDAHHVVSIDPEHTHIVDCARRALAQAGVRPEDIAYVNAHGTGTRQCDLAERHLVADVFADRPHLYALKPLTGHSQGASGAVELAVAALAYERGVVPAAPVVAPAHPRLLDGPTPLVDGLTLKSSLGMGGHNSMLVLGPPH; via the coding sequence ATGCGGGCGGATCGATCGCGCGGACTGTCGATCGTGGGCATGGGCGCGGTCACCCCGTACGGCTGGGGGACCGAAGCGCTGTGGCGGGGGTTGCTGACCGGGCAGCCGGCCGCCGCCCCGCACCCGGGCTACGGGCCCGGCCGCGACGAGCAGGCGTGGGTCGCGCTGGTGCCCGAGGGCGGCGATCCCGGCACCGGTGACGACCGGTACGCCCGGGCGGTGCTGGCCGCGGTCCGCGAGGCCGTCGCCGACGCCCGCGCTCGGGACTGGCGACCGGGCCGCACCGTCGGCCTGATCCACGCGATCGTGCTCGGCGACGTGCGCGGCTGGCGCGATTTCCACACCCTCGACGAAGCCGACCGCACCTCCCGGGGCTATCTCGGCCTCTTGCCGTCCACCCCGATCGCGCTCGCCATGCGGGAGTTCGGTTTCCACGGCCCCACCATGAACGTCTCCGCGGCGTGCAGTTCGGCCAATGCTGCGGTACTCACCGCGCGGCTGTGGCTGGACGCGGGCCTCGCCGACGACGTCGTGGTGGTGACCTCCGACCTGTCCGGCACCCCCGACATGGTCGAGCGGTTCGTGCGTCTCGGCGCCGCGGTGACCGACGCCGACCCGCTGACCGCCTGCCGCCCCTTCCAGGAAGGCAGCCGCGGATTCGTCTTCGGCGAGGCGTCGGTGGCCTTCGTGATCGGGCGCGACAACGGCAGGCCCTACGCCCGGGTGCTCGGCGCGGCGATGACCAACGACGCCCATCACGTGGTGTCCATCGACCCCGAGCACACCCACATCGTCGACTGCGCGCGCCGGGCGCTGGCACAGGCGGGCGTGCGGCCCGAGGACATCGCCTACGTCAACGCGCACGGCACCGGCACCAGGCAGTGCGATCTCGCCGAACGCCACCTCGTCGCCGACGTGTTCGCCGATCGCCCGCACCTGTACGCGCTCAAACCGCTCACCGGGCACAGTCAGGGCGCGTCGGGCGCGGTGGAACTGGCCGTCGCCGCACTGGCCTACGAGCGCGGGGTGGTGCCCGCCGCCCCCGTCGTCGCGCCCGCCCACCCGCGCCTGCTGGACGGGCCAACCCCGCTGGTGGACGGACTCACGCTGAAATCCTCGCTCGGGATGGGCGGCCACAACTCGATGCTGGTGCTCGGCCCGCCGCACTGA
- a CDS encoding universal stress protein: MTAYRTIVVGTDGSDSSYVAVEKAAALAADADATLVVACAYYPTDDREIAAAADVLKDEAYQVRGSAPTTEILRIARDKAVASGAKNIIERPVVGEPVESLLNLVKETEADLLVVGNRGLNTLTGRLLGSVPSDVARKSRSDVLIVHTVR, translated from the coding sequence ATGACCGCCTACCGGACCATTGTCGTCGGTACCGATGGCTCGGACTCGTCGTACGTGGCCGTCGAGAAGGCCGCCGCCCTGGCGGCCGACGCGGACGCCACCCTCGTCGTGGCCTGCGCCTACTACCCGACCGACGATCGGGAGATCGCCGCGGCCGCCGACGTGCTCAAGGACGAGGCCTACCAGGTGCGCGGTTCGGCCCCCACCACCGAGATCCTGCGCATCGCGCGCGACAAGGCGGTGGCCTCGGGCGCCAAGAACATCATCGAGCGCCCGGTGGTCGGCGAGCCGGTCGAGTCGCTGCTCAACCTGGTCAAGGAGACCGAGGCCGATCTGCTGGTGGTCGGCAACCGCGGCCTGAACACCCTGACCGGCCGCCTGCTCGGCTCGGTACCGTCGGACGTGGCCCGCAAGTCGCGCTCCGATGTGCTGATCGTGCACACCGTGCGCTGA